GTGGTGCTGGAACCAGATGACCTGCCACAGCTGGCCGTCCAGGTCGAGGACCGTTCCGTTCTTCAGATCGTTGGTCGAGATCGTGGGCATGCGCGTCCCTTTCCACGTCGAGTTCCCGACCGTCCACTCTACCGGGGGAACCCCGCCTGGTCGAAACGGCGTCCAACGGCGGACGCCGCGGGCGTTCAGGGGCGCGGGACGCCCCTGCGGCGGCGGACGTCGTCGACCAGTTCGCTCCGCGCCGCCGCGTGCGGGACGCTCACCTGCTCCATCGCGTCGGCCAGGTCGTCGCCGCCCGCCGCGCGCAGCCCGGCGATCGCGCCGGCCACGTCCTCGGGGGTGCGGTTCTGGTTGAGCTTGTCCTTGGCCTCGACCCGGGTGATCGGCAACTCGATGCCGACGATCGCCCGCAGCAGCCGGTCGTGCGCCGCCGGGTCGACGCGGCCGTCGTCGTAGCCGTGCAGCCGCGACAGTTCGCCCACCGCGTCCCGCACCCAGGCGGGATCGTCGTGGATCACCAGCGGGCCGTACGCGTGCAGCGTCACGTAATTCCACGTCGGGACGCCGGGGGTCTCGCCGTTCGAGGCGTACCAGTCGGCGTGGATGTAGCCGTCGGGGCCCGACAGGATCGCCAGCGCGTCGCCGAGGTACGGCTCGCGCCAGACCGGGTTCACGCGCGTCACGTGGAAGATCAGCGACCCGAGCCCGCCGGCGGCGTCCGGGCGCCACGTGAGCGGCAGCAGGGTCGCGACGGGGCCGGTCTCGTGCGCGGTGACCAGTTGCGCGGTGGTGGCCGAGGCGAGCAGCCCCCGGACCCGCTCGGGCGCCATCGCGAAGTGCCGGGGGTGTACATCAGCGGGCCAGTTCGGCGTAGGTGGCGCGCAGCACGTCCTCGTCGGGGGCGGTCGCCATGAAGGGCGCGCCCACGGCGTCCAGCAGGACGAAGCGGAGCGAGGCGCCGCGGGACTTCTTGTCCAGGCTCATGGTGGCCCGCAGGTCGTCGTAGGCGTCCGCCGCGTAGCTGGTGGGCAGCCCGACCGACTCCAGGACGCGCAGGTGGCGCTCGACGAAGGCGGCGTCGGCGTGCCCGAGCGCGTGCGACAGCCGCGCGGCGAAGGCCAGGCCGACCGCGACCGCGTAGCCGTGGCGCCACGTGTAGCGCTCGCGGCGCTCGATGGCGTGCCCCAGCGTGTGGCCGTAGTTGAGCAGTTCGCGGCCCACGTCGGAGCCCGTGCTGGTGGCCTCGCGCAGGTCGCCGCTCACCACGCCGGCCTTGATCCGCATCGACCGGGTGATCGCCTCGGCGAGCGCGTCCGAGCGTGGGTCGAGCATCGCGGCCGGGTCCGCCTCGAACAGTTCCAGGGTGCGCTCGTCGGCGATGAAGCCGTGCTTGATCATCTCGGCCAGGCCGCCGCGCAGGTCGTCGGGCGCCAGCGTGACGAGGTGGTCCAGGTCCGCCAGCACCCCGGCGGGCTCCCAGAAGGCGCCGACGAGGTTCTTGCCCGCGTCCAGGTTGATGCCGGTCTTGCCGCCGACCGCGGCGTCCACCATGGCCAGCAGCGTGGTCGGGATCGACACGTATCGCACGCCGCGCAGCCAGGTGGCGGCGACGAAGCCCGCCAGGTCGGTGGTGGCGCCGCCCCCGAAGCCGACCACGGCGTCCGAGCGGGTGAACCCGGCGCCCGCCAGCGCCTCCCAGCACGCCAGCAGGAAGGCGGGCGTCTTGACGCGCTCCCCGTCGGGCACGGTGAGCAGCAGCACCTCGGCGTCCAGGGTGCCGGCCAGCGCCGCCGCGGCGTCGGCGAGCTCGGCCGGGTGCAGGAGCGCGACCTTGGCGCTGCCCTCGACCAGGCCGGGCAGCAGCGCGGTCGTGCCGCGTCCCACCACGACGTCGTAGGGATGCTCCGAGGCGACCGTGATGGTCTCCCACTGCGTGGTCATCGCTCCTCCAGGGCGGCCAGCACGGCGTCGGCGAGCGCGTCGGGCTCCCGGCCGTTGGTGTCGATCTCGATGTCGGCCAGCCGCCGGTACACCGGCGTGCGGGCGTTCAGCAGCTTGATGAGCGTCGCGCGGACGCCGCCGCCGGCCAGCAGGGGGCGGCCCTCGTCCAGGCCGATGCGCTTGACGGCGTTGCGCGCGTCCACCTGCAGCCAGACCGTCGGCACGGCGGCGAGCGCGTCGGCGATCTCGGGGGTGAGCGGCGCTCCCCCGCCCAGGCTCACGACGCCGTCGCCGGCCAGCAGTTCGAGGGTGACGTCGCGCT
Above is a window of Propioniciclava coleopterorum DNA encoding:
- the aroB gene encoding 3-dehydroquinate synthase, which gives rise to MTTQWETITVASEHPYDVVVGRGTTALLPGLVEGSAKVALLHPAELADAAAALAGTLDAEVLLLTVPDGERVKTPAFLLACWEALAGAGFTRSDAVVGFGGGATTDLAGFVAATWLRGVRYVSIPTTLLAMVDAAVGGKTGINLDAGKNLVGAFWEPAGVLADLDHLVTLAPDDLRGGLAEMIKHGFIADERTLELFEADPAAMLDPRSDALAEAITRSMRIKAGVVSGDLREATSTGSDVGRELLNYGHTLGHAIERRERYTWRHGYAVAVGLAFAARLSHALGHADAAFVERHLRVLESVGLPTSYAADAYDDLRATMSLDKKSRGASLRFVLLDAVGAPFMATAPDEDVLRATYAELAR
- a CDS encoding shikimate kinase; the encoded protein is MTALALIGAPGSGKSTVGPLLAARLGVPFVDVDAVIESRQGREIRDIFADDGEPAFRVLERDVTLELLAGDGVVSLGGGAPLTPEIADALAAVPTVWLQVDARNAVKRIGLDEGRPLLAGGGVRATLIKLLNARTPVYRRLADIEIDTNGREPDALADAVLAALEER